TCGTGTTCCCCGACGCCGATGGCATCGGCACGCTCGTGATCCCAAACTGCGCCGTACTGATTGCCGGCGCGCCGCACCCAGCAGCCGCACGGCGGTTCATCGACTACCTCCTGCGTCCGGAGAGCGAGCGGGCACTGGCGGAGAGCGCGGCGGCGCAAATGCCGCTGCGCGCCGACGTGCCTGTGCCAGAGGGCGTCGTGCCCCTCTCGCAGCTCCGGCCCATGCAGGTGGACTATGGCGTCCTGGCTCAGCTTCTCGAAACTCTCTCGCGCGGCTACCTGAAGGACTGGGTCGATCGCGCCAACTCACAAAGGTGAGAGCGTTACGTCAGATGACGGGTGCGAAGGCCCCGGTTGGGTCATGATCAGCAGTTTGGCTTTGGAGCGGCCGGGGCGATGGCGCGCCGGTGGCATCGGGTTACTCCTGGGCTTGATCGCCGCGCCGGATGTGCTGCTGCTCTGGTACGCGATGGGTGACGGCGCGGTAGGATCGTCGTTCGTACAGTCGATCGGGCGGAGCGCCTGCATTGCTGGCAGTGCTGGGCTCGTCGGGCTGATGTGCGGGCTGCTGTTGGGAGTCGGTGCAGCCCTCTATCGATTCCCGGGCCGCGCCCTGCTTTTGGCGCTGGTAACGCTGCCCTTGCTCGTCCCGTCGTTCCTGTGGGGGATCGGCTGGTCGTCTTTGGCGGCTGCACTGGGCGTGCCGCTCCTGCTCTCCGGGCTTCCGGCGTGCGTCCTGGTGTTGGCTGCAGGGCTGGTTGTGCCGCTGGTATTGCTCACGGCTTACGCCGCGACGGCAGCGCTGACAGGGTCGCAGGTAGATGCGGCGCGGCTCGCTGGGGGAGAACAGGAGGTGGTGTGGCAAGCTAGTCGGAACGCGAGCGCACCGGCGCTGCTTGCCGCAGCGTTGGGCGGGGTCCTAACACTCGCCGACCCGGGACCCGGGCAGATTTTCGGAGTGCAGACGGCGGCCTCCGAAATTCTGACGAGCTTTGCTGCGCTCTACGACTTCGGCCTCGCGGTTCGGCAGTGCGCGGTTCTAGCAGGACTCGTTCTCGTGGGCGCGGTGCCACCCGCACTCCTTGCCACAGCGCGCTTCGCAGACGATCTCCTGGCCAAGCAGACACGCCAGGCGGTCCCTGTGACGCATGAACGCTCGGCGGTGCTCATGGTGGGCGCGATGGCCGTTCTGGCGGTTACGGCGACTATCTTGCCGACCGTCGGGTTGTTGTTGCCGATGGTTAGTGCTGGACCAGAACTCCTGCCGCGGACGGCGCGCGATCCGTTCCAGATGAACCACCCGGAGCTGGTGCTCTTCGGCGCAGCCGCGGAAGTTGGGCGGACTGCCGCAAACAGTTTCCTCTACGCCGGCGGCGCGGCGGTCGTGGCGATGCTGCTCGGCATCGGGGCGGCGGTGTGCGTCGGGCGCTTTCCACGCCTGCGGGCAGCCTGGCTGGCCGCCATGTTGGCGCTCTTCTGTGTGCCACCGGCTCTACCGGCGCTCGGCATCGTGGCTCTCGCCACGAGCGCGCCAGCTTGGGCAGATGCGTTGCTGCGTAGCCGGCTGACGGTTTGTGTAGCGCTCGGGCTACGCCTCGTGCCGCTGTCGAGTGTGATTGCCCTCCGCGCCTGGGCATCGACGTCCCCCTCGTGGGCGATGGCGGCGGCGTTGCACGGCGTCCCTTTGCATCGCTATGCGGCGCGCGTCCTGGTGCCGGTTCTGCGCCCGGCTGTCGGCGTCGGGCTGCTTCTCGTCGCACTGCATCCGCCGACATCGCAACGGTCTTGCTCGTGCATCCGCCCGGCGAGTCCTCCCTGCCGCTCACGATCTTCACGGTCATGGCAAACGCACCGGAGATGTTGGTGTCGGCGCTCTGCCTCGTTTACATAGCCGGCGCTGCAGCCGTGCTGGGGTGTCTCTGGGTGTTGAGCGGAGCAGCTGAAGTATGAAACGCGCGGATCTCGAGTTGCGCGGGGTCTCGAAGCACTACGATGGACGGCTCGCGTTGGACGACGTCTCGCTGCGAGTCGAGCCGGGCGACCACACCGCCATCGTCGGTTCATCCGGGTGCGGCAAGTCGACGCTACTGCGAATGGTCGCGGGCCTCGAGGCCCCCTCGAGCGGCCAGGTTCTCCTGGGTGGAGAGGTGGTCTCCGATACCCAGCGCATTGTTCTGCCGCCGCACCGGCGGGGCATCGCCATGGTGTTTCAGGACCTGGCGCTGTGGCCAAACCTATCCGTGTTGGAGAATGTCCTGCTCGGACTCGGGGGCGCGGAGTGTTCGAAGGCGGAGCGCGCGGTCCGCGCCGCCGACACCCTGGCGCTTTGTGGAATTCCTGATCTCGCAGACCGCAAGCCCGGCACACTCTCGGGCGGGCAGCAGCAGCGCGTCGCCCTGGCCAGGTCCCTTGCCGTTCGGCCAGCGTTTCTGTTTTTGGACGAACCGTTTGCCGGATTGGACCCGGTGATCAAGGCGAAGCTTTTGCGCGAGATTGCAGCGCTTGCAGGTGAGCACGCGTTCACCATCGTACTCGTTACCCACGACCCCTTCGAGGCGACCGAGCTCTGCACGATAGGGGTGTTGCTCGAGGGCGGCCGCGCAACAGAGCGCGGTAAACTGGTCGATCTCTTCCGCAAGTCGTCGGCGGAGATCCTCTGTAGCTTCCGGCAGCGTTTAGGCGGCTGGGCTGGTGCGCTCACATGAACACGTTCGCCGCAGTGGATGAGGTCGCTGCCGAGAAAGCCGCGCTCACTCACGAATGGCGATGCCGGTGATGGAGGTCCGGCCAGTGCGGGTGCGTGTGCGCTACGGCCTCGTGCTGGTGCCAGTGCTCGTGGATCAGGGGCGCCGTCTCTTCATGATCGTGGCTGTGATGCCCGTCGTCGTGCCGATGTGCGTGCGTGTGCGCGAACGGCTTGTGAACGTGCGCATGCCCGTGCCGAGCGGCGAACATCACGGCAATTCCGGTTGCCATCAGCAACGCGGCCATGAGTTGGGCAGCCATCAGGGTCTCCCCGAGCAGCACTGCCGAAACCACCACGCCGAAGAATGGCGCCGTTGCGAATAGGAGTTGGCTGCGCGTCGCTCCGAGGTGCTGCGCAGCGCTGACGTACAGGACGATGCTGGCGCCGTAGGAAAATGCACCGACCGTTAGCGCCAGTCCGGTGGCGAAGAAGGACGCGTCGAAGTTCTGCGTCGAAGCACCCAAAAGCAGGTTCACCGTACCAGCGACGCTGCATTTCCAGAACGTCGCCCGCGTCGCGCTCATGCCGTCGATCAGCGCCGTCAGGTGGTTGTCGAGCCCCCAGCAGAGGCAGGCCAGACTCACGAGCAGGACCGCAACGGCGCCGCTCCCGATCTCGGCCCCCGCCAGGATTATTCCCCCTACCGCGACACCGCCGATGCCGATCCACCCCGACCATCCCAGGCGCTCGCGGAAGAACAGATGCCCCAATACCGCCGTCGCAACGAGCTCCATGTTCAACCAAAGCGATACCGATGTTGCTGATGCGAGGCGCAGGCCGATCAATCGTGTGCCGTTTCCGGCGCACCTCCGTGTTCTTCGCCAGGAGCACGGTTTCAGGGCCGGGGTTTTCGCGCGCGGCGATGCACTCGCGCACGAGGAGGTCGACCCATTCCCGGTCGTCGCGGATCACTTCGGCGATGACCACGCGATCGCCCGTCTTGACCGCGCGGCCCCGCCGGTGGCGGGATTTTCGCCAAATGCCCTCGGTCCAGCGGATCACGTCCGCCTCGATAGATCCGCTACTGCAAGGAATCCACTCCGCCGCCATGCCTATGCTCCGCCCTTCCAGGGGTCGCCCGGCAGGAGTTCGATGAGGCGGGTAGACACCATCGGGGCTGCTGTCCCGATATCCCAGGCAAACCCCGCTGCGAGCAAAGGACCGATGTCCGCCGTGAATTCCGGATCGCCCAGCTTGCCGGCGATATTCCTCTCGAACAGGGCACGCGTGATCTTGTGCCCCTCCCGCTCGGGTGTGCGACAAATCTGTGGGTAGCGGGCATCCGTGCTGAAGAAGCCGACGGAGGGTCTACCATGAAGAACATGAAGGGCACGAAGAGGGAGTTCAGCGAGCTTTCGAATCGAGTCATTGGCTGTGCGATCGAAGTTCATCGGGTCCTTGGCCCTGGGCTGCTCGAATCTACCTATCAACAATGCCTTGCCAGGGAGCTCACGCTGAATGGAATCGGCTTCAAGCTCGAACATCCGCTGCCGGTCGAGTACAAAGGTATCCGTTTGGACTGTGGCTATCGAATCGATGTTCTCGTCGAAGACGAGCTGATCCTCGAGCTCAAGAGCGTCGATGAAGTCTGCGGTATCCATCAGGCGCAGCTCCTGACCTATATGAAGTTGGCGGGAATCAAACAGGGATTTCTGATCAATTTCAACGTTGCGCTCTTGAAAGACGGTCTCCAAAGCTTCGTTTTATGACGTGATTGGGCCTTCATGTCCTTCATGCTCTTCATGGTGAAAGCAAACCGGGGCGCATCTTGATCCAGGCTCTCCATCCGCCACCTCCGGGCGTCTGACCGCAGGCTACTATCAGACAGCCCTTGCAGAACATGGGTTTTCCGAAGTTCCCCACAATCATGTCGCACACCCCTCCCGCTCCGTGTACTGCAGGAATGCGGCGACGATACGGTCAGGGGCGACGTCGGGTTTTTCCAACGCCGTCGCCAGGTCGAACAGGTCGCGGCCCTGCTTGCGCTAGCGCTTCCCGCAGGAGCGGATGCGAGAAAATCTCCACGAGCGCCCGGCTGATCACCAAGTCCTGCTCCACCTGGAAGTCCTGGACCCACGGCGCTTCCGACCGCCACGAGGTGATGTAATCCCGCGGGATCATAGCTCGGCCTCGACGCGGGCGTTGACGTAGAGCTTCCAGCCCTTGTTGCGCGCTCGCTTCCGCGGCGCCTTCGGCAGGAGAACGGCCGATTTCTTCGCGTGACCTCGGACGTACTCCTTGAGCGCCGCCGTCTTCGCGTCGAAGCCGAGGTGCTCCAGGATGTACCCAAGCCGTTGCGCCCAGGGGACCGGCGCCGTCGCTGCCGCGGCGGCAAGTTTCGCGGAGTCGATCCGCTCCGCCAGTTCAGAGAGAACCGTCGCCACCTGTCCGAGGCCGCCCGCGTGCTCGACGTAACCGGCAAGGTCCAGCGCCGTTGCCTCCGACGACGACACCGTGATCGCGCCGCGCGGCGTGTTGAAGTCTTGAACGGGTACGTCCGCGAGACGCTTGCGGGCGATGAATGCGACCCGCACCATGCCGCAGGCGATCGGTCGGCGGTTCTTGGCCAGAAAGACCTGGAACTCCTGTGGCCGCTGATGCGCCGCGCCGTGGTACTGCGCGGCCGACAGCAGCCCCGCGTAGTAGCGGAGATGCAGGTGCTCCATCAGCGTGGGGATGAACTGGTCGGCGGGAAGGCAGCCGAGTACGCGGTATTCCGGCGGGACGATGACGTAGAAACCCCGCGCCGGGGAGGCGAGGAGCTTTTGCTTCGCGAGGCGATTCAGGGCAAGTTTCGCTGCGGCGGCCGAGACGCCAAGAGCCGTTTGGACATCCCGAGAGGCGAAGTGGTAGCGCCCGCTTGCGGCAAGCCCCTCGATGTAGTCCCTGGCGTGGCGGAATTCTCTTTTCACTTGCATAAGGTATCAGCTTCTGATACTTTCCGCAAGCGGAACGTTATTCATGGCAAGTTTCCAGATGCTGGCAGTCCAGAAAGCCGCTCGATCATTGCGTTTTTCCGGAATTTGCACACTTGCTTACACACTTTCACATAGCGCAGCTAAAACGCCTGTAAATTCGGGTTGTTAGAATCATCGTGTTGGGACTTAAAATCCTGTGGGGGTTTCCCCCGTACGGGTTCGATCCCCGTCCCCGGCATTCCCGTCCTCAAGCACTTTTCCGCGGTGAACCGGACGTCCCTCGCTGAAGGTCTCCAGTTTTGACCCTCCGGTGGCCTCACGGCGGTACTCCGGTTCCCGGGAGTCGGCCTCCAACAGAAGCCGCAGCTGCGCTTCTGCGCGGTCCCGTACGAACTTCCCGTAGTGGCGGCTGCGGTCGATCATCACCGCGCTCGTCCCGCAGTACTCGGCGACGAACTTCGGATTGAGCCCGACCGTCAGCGCCCTGCTGATGAACGTGTGGCGTAGAACTTCCTGGGGCGAATGCCGAGACTGCGCAGTGCCCGTTGGAAGCGCGCCGACCGGTGACGTCAGCACGGCTCGGCTTCCTTGCGATACCGTGCCTCATTGCGGCGTGACCGTGCCGCGGTCGGCGTCGACGGCGACGTGCTGGCCGTTGCGCAGCCTGCGCGTGGCGCCGCTGATGCCGAAGACCGCCGGAATCCCCAACTCCCTGGCGACGACCGCGGCGTGGCACATCAAGCCGCCGACTTCCATGACAACGGCTGCGGCGCGTGGAAACAGCGGCGTCCAGCCGGGGTCAGCGAACTCCATGACGATGACGTCACCGTCGCTCATTGCCCGTGGATCGGGCTCGCGCAGGATGCGCACCGGCCCGGAGGCGGTGCCGGCCGACACGCCCGTGCCGTGCAGGCCGCCACCGTCATCATTCACGGCCGGCGCACTTTCTGTGATAACCGGCACGCCGTCGGAACGCAGATAGTCCGGTGGCCTTTCGGCGCGGAAGCGCTCGAAGCGCGCCCGCCGCTCGGCCACACGCGCGCGCCAATCGCGGC
This genomic window from Deltaproteobacteria bacterium contains:
- a CDS encoding type IV toxin-antitoxin system AbiEi family antitoxin, with the protein product MQVKREFRHARDYIEGLAASGRYHFASRDVQTALGVSAAAAKLALNRLAKQKLLASPARGFYVIVPPEYRVLGCLPADQFIPTLMEHLHLRYYAGLLSAAQYHGAAHQRPQEFQVFLAKNRRPIACGMVRVAFIARKRLADVPVQDFNTPRGAITVSSSEATALDLAGYVEHAGGLGQVATVLSELAERIDSAKLAAAAATAPVPWAQRLGYILEHLGFDAKTAALKEYVRGHAKKSAVLLPKAPRKRARNKGWKLYVNARVEAEL
- a CDS encoding ABC transporter ATP-binding protein, with protein sequence MDDVSLRVEPGDHTAIVGSSGCGKSTLLRMVAGLEAPSSGQVLLGGEVVSDTQRIVLPPHRRGIAMVFQDLALWPNLSVLENVLLGLGGAECSKAERAVRAADTLALCGIPDLADRKPGTLSGGQQQRVALARSLAVRPAFLFLDEPFAGLDPVIKAKLLREIAALAGEHAFTIVLVTHDPFEATELCTIGVLLEGGRATERGKLVDLFRKSSAEILCSFRQRLGGWAGALT
- a CDS encoding DMT family transporter, translating into MIGLRLASATSVSLWLNMELVATAVLGHLFFRERLGWSGWIGIGGVAVGGIILAGAEIGSGAVAVLLVSLACLCWGLDNHLTALIDGMSATRATFWKCSVAGTVNLLLGASTQNFDASFFATGLALTVGAFSYGASIVLYVSAAQHLGATRSQLLFATAPFFGVVVSAVLLGETLMAAQLMAALLMATGIAVMFAARHGHAHVHKPFAHTHAHRHDDGHHSHDHEETAPLIHEHWHQHEAVAHTHPHWPDLHHRHRHS
- a CDS encoding GxxExxY protein, translating into MKNMKGTKREFSELSNRVIGCAIEVHRVLGPGLLESTYQQCLARELTLNGIGFKLEHPLPVEYKGIRLDCGYRIDVLVEDELILELKSVDEVCGIHQAQLLTYMKLAGIKQGFLINFNVALLKDGLQSFVL